The Halogeometricum borinquense DSM 11551 region TACAGCGGTGGCGTGGCTGCCCAGACCACTGACGGTGGACAGGTTGGCATTTGCGTTATCGGCGTTGACAGCCCGTGCAACGGTGACCAGTGGGATGGCAATGGATGGAGTGACGGAAACAACCTCCCGAGTCACGACGCACCGTCCAGTGATGTCGAAATACCCGGTGGCAATATCGGTTTCCTGCTGGGGTGACTCTCCATTCGGTTGAATTGCTGCCAATCGCACCCGAACGATCAGGAACCGCGCTCTAGACATCGTTGAGAAACGCTCTCAGTGTATCCCGGAACTGACCACGCGTATCGAGGAGCACGGACACGCACGACGCCCCGATGCGCGTCCTTCGACGCCGTCACCCGCCGTCGCCGCTGTAGAGGGATCCGGCGACTGCCCAGCGACGAACTCACGACAGGATATGGCAGATTACCATCATACTAGCGGCAACTGCCACGATCACGAGTCCGTGTTTGCGTGGTCGATGCCAGATCTCTCACCAGAACTCATCGACGCCTTGATCAGAAACGTAAACGAGACAATATCACTCGCGTGTGAGAACGACGTTGTCGAGTCGGCTCTGATCGAGTCCAGTGCGATACTCACCTCGGATACGGAACTGTGTGAGGTCCGAAAGCACCGCACGGAACTCATCTTCGGTGGCGAACGGGTCTTGTGAGTCGATATTGATCCAGTCGTCGTCCGCCGAAAGCGACACTTCGAACGACGTCCAGTCGGTTTCGGGCTTGGAGTTGTCGCCACGGAATTCGTAGACGAGTGTCATCCCCGAACCGCTGAGAACGATGTCTCCTCCTACCGGAAGGGCAGCATCGAACTGCTGGTCCGTCTCTTCTTGGCGCAGATCGAAAGCGAGCGTGCCCCCATAGAATGCGTCTCGGGGACCGAGGAATTTGAACGGGGCTTGATAGTACCAGGTAACCCCGCCCTTGTCCTCGCTATCACCAATATGTCCACTGGGATTTCCGTCCTCGGAGTAGTATTCGGGAGTGTTGGAGCTCCCATTTTGAGCGATTAGCCAGCCCTCCGCGTCGTCGTCGAAAGTACTCTCGATGCGTTCGGGAACGTCGCCGTCGGAGGCCGGTGTCGCCTTGATCGTCTTTGTGAACTGTTCGTCGCCGCTTTCGTCGTAGATGCCAATCGTAAGGGTGTCTCCCGACTCGTCAACGCTGACCGTCCCGAAGTTGAAGTATCCGCCTTTCGAAAAGAATGCTGTCGGATTGAGTGGCGAATAGAGTTCTTCCGGCGTACTCGGGTACGCACCAAGTGGGCCGGCGACAGCCTCGTAGAATTCAAACTCGCCGTCGTCATTGGGATCGAACCCACTGACCTGCGAGTAATGCACGTCGCCAGCGACGCTGACGACGTTGGCAATCTCCTCGGTATTGATATACGAGATCAGTTCCACCAGTTCTGCTTCGTATCCGGTCCGCTCTGTCGGTGTTGCCCACGTATCGGAGGGCTGGCCAAGGGGTGCTGGGGAGGCGATCACCTTCCATGTCGCGTCGGACGCCGACAGAGAGCTCTTCAACCATTCCAGTTGCTCACGACCGAGTAACGTTTTCTGTTTCAGTTCGAGATTGGGATCGCGGTACTGCCGCGTGTCCAGAACGAACAGTTCGAGATGGGCTCCCCAGCGGAACGAGCGGTACAATCGACTGGCTTCCGTCCCGGTCACCTGCTGGCTTTGGTCGATCGGCCAGTACTCTATGAAGGCCTGCCGACCGGACGGCATCAGCGGTTCGATAGAGCCCGCAAAGTTGTTCTGGACCTCGTGATCGTCCCAAATGCTGACGACCGAGGTTGCTGCAAGCAGGGAGCGAAGATACGTTTGCTCGGCGACTGACTCAGGCGGGACACGCATCTCCTTGTACTTTCCCCGGTAGATGTCGAGCGCATCCGCAAGTGATGTGTCCGAGGTAACCCGACCAGCCGGCGTCTTGGCGTCCGCATAGATGGTGTCACCGTGATAGAGGAAGAAGTCTGGTTGTCGCTCGGCAATCGTTTGGAGGCCCTCGAAGGGTGGGTCTACGGGAATGGGTCCATACCCCCACGTATCACCGCTCCAAGCGAACGTGACTGCCCCGTCGTCGGTTGCTTTGGGTGGGGTGACGAAGGTTCCCTCGACTGTCGAATCCGGCACAGAGGCCGTGTCGCCGTCGGACGTTACTGCTTCATTACTCTCGTCGCTCGTTCCGGCTGTCGCCCAGACGCGGTAATAGTACCGAGTCGCCGGCTGAAGTTCTGTTAGTCGAACGTGTCCGGTGTAATCTGTCGAGTCGGCAACCGTTGTGGTTTGTCGTTGGGTCGAGTCGAACTCGTCGTCAGTACTGTACTGCACTTGTAGTGTCGCCGTGTCGGCTGTTCGTGCCCACACGACAGCAGTCGTCGCGGTAACGTCACCCGACGCGACGCCGTGGGTGAGCGGGATGGTTTGCGTGTTGTTCGGCGTCTCTCCATTCGACTCATCGTCGTCTGACTGTTCGCTACTTGCTTCATTACCATCCGATTCAGCACTCACCGTGCCGGATAAGCCGGCGGCTGCAACTGTTGATGAGCCAACGGCTTGGAGAAAGGTACGGCGATTATGGTCCGATCCGTCTCTGTCGATGCTAGGGTCCTCAGCCATTGTGGCCTCGATACAGAAGGTCGCCGCAAGAGTTGTGTATTTTAATAATTTAACAATATGATTACATTTTCCGATACGTTACCGCCATTCCAGTTCACTGAGAAGCAGACACATTGGGAGTGATCCCAAAACGGGTCGTGTAGTCTCACGGCTACGTGTCTACATCTCCGCGGGGGTGCAACGACAGTTAGCGATGATAGTTGCAGACACAGTGGGATAACAATCAGAGCATCTGGTCACGATTGGATACACTAGTCCTCAACTCTGTTCTCAAGTAGTGGAATGGAGGGTTTTATGTCTGTAAAAACTGATTTCTAACTGTCAGAATGCCTCCCTCCCTCACACGGCGAGCGTTTATCGCCGCCAGCGTAGTCGCGCTCGCAGGATGCAACGACGGTGGCCAGCAGGCAGACGTACGTAGTCCATCAACCTCCGCAGAGGGCACACTCGTCGTCACTGAGAGTTCTCCCACGGCGGTCACGTCTGCGCCATCCGGATCGACGGAACAGACGCCGTCGAGTACGACACCATCTACACAGCCTGTTTTAGAGGTTGGTCGGGATGAGACGCAGACAGCCAGCGATGCAGCATGGTACGACGGAATCGAATGGCACGATGGCGGCCAGCTCATCATCGAATCAGGAGCGGGCCTCGGTCTTACGGAGATATAACTCATGGTAGATATTGAACTCAAGAACGAAGACGGGAAGATTGTCGGATACGATAGCAACGGAAATAAGATACCGATACGCTTTGGAGAGACAGAACACGACTCGGTCACTACAGAGGTATCTCACACGAAACAAGACCCCGTCGTCAACGTCAAAGCGTGGGGTGCCAAAGGAGATGGCTCGACGAACGACACACAGGCCATCCGAGATGCACTATCGTATCTCAAAGAAGAGGGTGGCGGTCGTCTATTTTTCCCAGCCGGAACGTACGTTGTCTGCGAAAACTCGGGTCCGGAGAAAACGTTCGACTTAACAGACAAACCGAATCTAGAGATCTGCGGTGTCGGATACGCATCGCATATTAAAGCAAAAGATGGAGTCGCTGAGGGAGTTGATGCTGGAGTTGTCATCTTCCATGGTGGAGAAAACGCTGATATCCATGATTTACGGGTTGACGGTCGGCGTTCGACACAGGGAAAACTCTCCGGCAGTTCTGACGGAGGTAATTTCGTCCAACTGGGCGCGAACAGTACCTTGCATAACGTCTGGTCAGTCAACTCAACGGGGGATGGCGTCGAAACAGTTGGCGACGGTGTGAGTGTCTCGGATTGTCTCTTCCGCAATAATGAGAAACGGGATATCCATATTCGGGGCTCAAACACTAGTGTGAACGACAATTTATGTGAAAATTGTCAGGAAGGCTTCGCTATCAAAGTCGGTACGGCGACTACCGAGAAGGGGAACATATCAACGGTTGAGATCACAGACAACGTCATCGATAATCCCGTCACTGGCGGAATTAGTATCGGACAGAAGAGCGCATGGGCGACAGACGCGACAATCGTATCGAACCGGATCGTTGATTCGGGGGGCCACGGAATCCGCTCTGAGACCGCGGCCAAAGGCCTCGAAATTGCAGGCAATACCGTTGTGAAGTCTGCGAAGGACGGGATTCATGTGACTGTTACTGAGCGTTCTGCGGCCGACTGTATCCGACCACAAGTTACGAATAACACTGTCAGGGATTCAGGTAACTCTGGGATTGCCGTGTCTAATCTGACACAAGAGCGCGTGAGTGCCGCAGTGGCTTCGCCGCGAATCAAAGATAATGACGTGTTCGGGGCGGGACAAGCGGCGTGCCGAGTCTCGAACACTGACGACCCGCGCATCGACAGCAATACATTCGAAGGATCACAAAAGCAGGGTCTCCACGTTACATCTTCGGTTACACTCTCTCGAGTCCGAATCCGAGATAATGATATTATAGACAACAACCAGGCAGACTCGTCGTTTGATGGCATCAGAACCTATGCCGACAACGCGAGCATCAGCGCGCTCGTTATCCGGGGTAACGAGATTGACTCGGTTGGGGAGCCACAACATCAGAGGGGTATTAGCATTTGGGATGGGGCTGGCAGTTACTCGTCAGTACATCTGCGTGATAACACGGTGATGAATCAAACTGAAGTTGCGTACGGAATCTCTGAAAGTGATTGGTACAGTGTTGTTCGGGGTAACTACCCGTCTGAAGTCGTCGATGTGCGGTCTCTAACGGAGTACGAAGGAAATAAGGCGTATCACGATGGGTCGGGCGAAATGCCGTCTGGGCCTGCGTTTTACGACGTTTATGAGAAGAAGTGGACGTCTCTCGTTGACGGAACGACCTCCATCTAACTTCCACGAGCGCTATTGTGGCGTGCGAACAGATAGCCGAAGATTAGCATGCCAACGAAGCCGCCGCCAAGACTGACTCCGAGAAAGAGTACGTCACCGAAACCGTTCCCAAGGACGGTCACGTACGTACAACTATCAGCCGACGATGCCGAAAAGACCGAACAATATCCCGTTCCTGGCAACAGCCACGAACTCCTTTCGTCTGTGGGGAATTGTTGGTCTCAGAAGTTTCCACACAGCTTGCGTTCACTAGTAGACTAGCTCCCTAACTTTCGACGGTCTGAGGGGATGTATAATCTGATGAAGGCGTCACAGACACACCAGTTTGAGAATAATGCAGTTCACACGGAACGCTCTACTGGTGTCGTATTCGACCCGCTCAGAAATCAACGACGGCGAGATATCCTATCGTATCCCACGAAAATCCTCACGTCTGTTGAGGGAACTGACCAACCAGTTCGTGACTGGGACGAGGCGGCTGGCGACGACCACGTCCGAATTATGGCGCCCGTTCGAACAGACGGCCGACAAATGAGGTGCTGGGCTTGCTCCCAAGACAGCGCACACCGACAAGGTGGGTGACGACCATCTCGTCAACAGTGAGATGGGGCGTGAGCCAAGATACAGACGCAACCGACGACGAATCCACAGGTCCTACCATTCCATGTCCAACGACTTTGATACAGTGACGAGCCGTTCCGAACTTCATGCCCACCCTTACCGCCGCCGACTGCTGATCTGCCTTGACCGCCATATAACCCTCTCGGTAGCCGATATTGCGGACGAATTGGCAGTTTGGGCTCGTGCCTGTCCACTTAGTGAAATACCTGCCGAGGACGTGAAGGACATCTATATGGAACTGTATCACACGCATCTCCCGAAACTAAAGCGTGCCAACGTCATCGTGTACGACCAGGAACGCGATCTCGTTTCGCTGCCAGGATACGGTGCTGATGCAGTAGCCGACCTCCGAATCGTTGATGAGCAGGATACAGACGGATCTGACGATACTGTCCGTTCCTGACGAAACTAGCCGGGATACCTGAGCGTCGTATTCCGAGTCCCGTCCCTGACGGCGTCCAATGATTGATTGAGTTTGCAGACATTGTTTCACTGATGTTCGACAACATACTCGTTCCGACTGATGGAAGCACGTGTGCCGAGATGGCAACCGAGTACGCCACGGACCTGGCATCTCGGTACGGGGCGACTGTTCACGTGCTGTGCGTTGCTCGGATGGTGGGAAGTAGCTATCGGTGTCGCAATGCTCTATAAGCCGTTTGTCCGGGTCGCTCTCTTCTTGCTCCTGCTCCGGATACCAGGAACGGTCTTGGCGTTCGTACTCCTTCCCGACGTGACCTTCATCGAGTTCCCACTGATCCCTACCCCAGAAGGACAGTACTTACTGAAGGATCTCGTGCTGTTTTTCGCTGCGATGGCAATCGGCGGATCCATCCGACACGAGTATTCGTGAGGGTATTCGTACTGATAGAACTACGACGTTCGTTTTGTGACCAAAACAACTTATTACTGATGTCGTCGCCTCCGGACACCCGGCGTGGTATATTTGTGCCCCGCCCACGGAGAGAACGTATGCCTCCCTCCCACGTACTCGTTCCGCTGGACGGATCGCCGCTGGCAGATGAGGCGCTGGCCCACGCTATCGACACGTTCGACTGCCCGGTGACAGTATTAAACGTCGTGACCCCCCTCGACAGTTCGATGAGTGAGGGAGGAATCGTCGGCAACGACGAGTCCCGACGCGAAGCCGCACACGAGCGCGCGAACGAACTCATCGAGACCGCGCGACGACGAGCCGCCGAGTCTGGCCGAAACCTCGATACGGCCGTTGAGATGGGTGAACCCGCCGAAACCATCCTCGAGTACGTCGATGACCACGATGTCGACCACATAATCATGGGCGGTCACGGCGGGTCGCAGAGTGAACTCGTCAGTCGCCTTCTCGGGACAGTCGCCACGACGGTCGTCAGCGAGGCGCCGGTGACAGTGACCGTCGTTCGGTGATGATTACACGCCGAGAAGTGATGCGAACACCCGGTAGATCCCAAATCCGATGGCGACTGATGTGACGAGTGTGAAGAGCCAGAACGCTAGTGTGACTCCGATTTTTCTCCGAGAGACACCTGCCGACCCCCCTGCGAGTCCGCCTCCAATAACCCCCGAGATGATGATATTATTGAACGAGATGGGGATGCCGAGTTCGATGGCGAGTTGTGCGATAATAAATCCCGGGACGAGCGCTGCGATAGAGCGACGAATACCGAGTTGGGCGTATTCTCGGGACGTTGCCTGGAGCAGCCGTGGGGCACCCATCCACGCGCCGCCAAGGATGCCGATTGATCCGAGCGCCGAGAGGACGATTCCCGGTAGCCCGAGTTCGGTCCCGTAGAGGTTTTCGAGAGGCCCTGTGGCTAACCCGACCTGACTCCCGCCGCTAGAGAAGGCAACGACGCTTCCGAGCACGACCAAGAACGTCTTGACTCCTTTATCGACGGAGGCGATAGTCCGACGACGGATATACTGGAAGCTACCGGCTCCGACCAGAACAGTCACAATAACAACTATGGGGTCAACACCGGCGATTGAGGGAGCCGGCATGACACCTGAAACGAATCCAGCGAGAGAGTTCTGCTTGGCTCCTCCCGGAGCGGGAATGACACTCAGTCGAACGTTCGCGACGATACTCCCGACGATGCCAGCCAGCAGTGGCACTCCCACCGTCTCGGGAATGTCGTCCCGTCGTAGCAACGTGGCGGTGAGATACGCCAACGATCCGGAGACCGGGGGAACCAGCATCCAGAATATCGCAATGCGACGGTAGGTGGCTAACGCCGGCGTGCCGCCGAGCGACAACCCTACCCCGACCATCGCACCTGTTGTCGCAAATGCCGCCGGAACCGGATAGCCGGTGTACACGCCGAAAGCCATGAACGCCGTCGCAGTCAGGAGTCCTGCGGTCGCTGCCAGCGAGGTTATAGCGACGCCGTCGATGAGTCCTGCGCCCACCGTCTCAGAGATGCTGCCACCCTGTGCGAGCGCACCCAGTGCAGCGAGGATGCCGATGAGAAACGCGGCTCGCATCGTCGAGATCGCGTTCGCGCCGATTGCCGGTGCGAACGGGGGCGAGTTACTGTTGGCCCCAAGCGCCCACGCCGTACCAAGACTAGTGATCGTCGCGAGCAGGACCAAGATCCAGAACACACTTCCGGTCATCGACGGAGCCGTCTTACGAGACTGTGAAACGTCCGCGCACGCTGTCGGTTGGATGTTCGCTTCCGAGGGCCGTTCCGACTCCCGATCGCAATTAGTTCGGTCCCGGAGATATAGACCATCGTTCACATAACACATTGTGCGGGGAAAAGTACTCGCACAGTTCGTAGTGGTCGTGTTTCGAGTAGCTGACTCTGCGTAAAGCCGAGCGTTTCGGGCCAGCGCCTTTATCTGGTAAGTACCTTCTGCGAGAACTCTCCGGGTCACCTATCTATTGGGTTGATGTCACTCGACAGCTAGCGTCGGCAACTCACTTCCCTTTGGCAACTTTCGGAGGTTCGTAGTTGCGAGTACATACTATTGACCGTAGAAAATCAAATCTGAGTGAAACTCGTCTCCAACTGTGGAGCGATAGCGTGGCGAATAGCGACCCCGGAGATTTACGTATGCACATAAGAATCAGTCGCTATGCCCGCCCATACGCGTCGCCAGGTCCTCACAGCAGTTGGATCTGCGAGTGTTTCCCTTGCCGGCTGTCTTTCACAGTCTTCTCCATCCGAAGGTCTTGGGGATGTCACGGGAGCGTGGCCGATGGTCGGTCGAAACGCCGGGCATACTCGACAGGTCGCTGCGGGGCCAACCGATCCCGAGACTGTTTGGACAACCGAACTAGAGCAGGTTCGAGCCACCCAAACGCCCGCACTCGTTGATGGCCGTTTATACGTCCCGAGCAACGCTGTCTCCGACACGGCGCGCCACCGGTACCGAATCCACGCACTGAGCGCGGCGACTGGCGCCGAGCGCTGGCAGGTCCCGCTTCGGTCGGAACCGAACGCACCGCCCGCCGTAAGTGGGAACCAGATTATCGTTACAGCACGGCGGTCGCTTGAACAGGGCCGCATCGTTTGCTTCCAGAAGCGGGACGGTGACGAGGAGTGGCTCGTTGATGTTAACGCGAGACTCACAGCTCCTCCGACAGTCAACAATGGTATCGTCTACATCCCGGACTGGCGCGGGCGTGTCCACGCGCTGTCGGTGTCCAACGGGTCCGTACTGTGGTCTCGTCTCGTAGACGCGAGTGAATCTGGGCGAACGTTCACAGAACCGGTCGCCGTCAATAATGAGACGCTCTATCTTGGCTCGCAATCGGGCACCACTGGTATAGTCGCTCTCGACGCCACAACCGGCGAAACACGGTGGACGAAACCAACGCCTGCTGTGACTGGCGGTCCAGTCGTACACACGAACGGCATCATTGTACAAAGTCACCACCTCGTCATCGCGTTCGACGCCGATGGCACGTGTCGGTGGTCGTTCAACGCTCCCGGAGACGCTGTCAGACCAATTGCAGTCGATGACCGGCACGTGTACGTGTCTACCCGGAATGCGCTCTACGCAATCGACTGGACGGGGGAGAAAGCCTGGGAGTATGAACCGTCGGGGACACAAGTCGGGATGCCGACAGTGGCCGGCGATACGGTACTCATTCGGGGGAGCAACCATCTGACAGCGCTCTCCAGTGTAACTGGTGAAAAACAGTGGACGACGCATCCGGCGGTCAGTGGACGTGCAGTTGTGACTCCTGAAGCGATTTTCATGTCCGCAGGTGGTGCTGTGATCGCACACGGTGCAACGTGAGATCTCCCACTTCCCCTCCGACAGTGGTCGAATAGGGTAGCAACAAACCGACACCTAACAAGCTATGTCAACGAACGACAGCACAAAGACATGCGCATACACAGCGACAAAAACGGAACCGGAGACCTGGCATGGGGAGAGTCGTTCCGAATGGAATCGGTCGGCTTCGACGTGGGACTGTCCGCATCCAGTCGCCAAACAGTCCCAACTGACTGCCGAGATGAACAGTGAACCGGAGTACTGCCTTTTCCATACCCACCCAGAAAAAATCAAGGACGGAGTTGAATCCAGGGCGTTCGTAACTACAATACAGCAAAGCGATGTTGAATCGGATGCCGTGGCACGACGAAAGAAGCAATTTATCGGTGCCACGTTTGGCTATCTCGAAATCGATGCAGCACTGAAAGAGCAAGACGAACACCGCCTGGGTGCCGATGATGACTACCCGATCGTATTTGATCACGCCGTTTTCAAAGGTGGGCTGTCAGCACAGGACGTCGTCTTTCAACAGCCGATTCGTGCTTGCTACACACAGTTTGACTGCATTGATCGTTCTGAAAGCCATATTCCAGATCTCGGCGTCAGAAATAAATATGCAGTTGATTTTAATGGGGCCGAATTTGCTGGTAGGTACCACAAGGCATATGTTGGCGGTGCGACGTATGAAGCAGTGAACTTTCGCCACGCAGAATTCACAAACGATGGAACTGTCCGATTTGGCGGTGCCGCAGTCACTGCCGACGGGCAAGTGCGATTTGACGGCGTCACGTTTCGGACGGATGGTGGCGTCTCCTTTGCAGCAACCCGCTTCCAAAACGGAGAGTATATCGTTACCTTTCGAGGTAGTAGCTTCACCGGCGACACCGTCTCATTTTCGAACTCCGAATTCCACGGCAGCGGAACGACGGAATTTACGGGCACTACTTTCAACACGCACGTACGGTTCACAGACGCTGAGTTCAATACGACCGGCGGTGTCTCGTTTATCAGTTGTCGATTTAGGGGAAACGCGGGCACCACACTGCGAGGCGCTTGATTTTATAACGACGGATCTGTTTCGTTTGATAACATTAGCTTTGTCGCGGACAACAAGACATGGTCTATATTCGGGATTGCGGTCTGTGAGGAGATACCCGAGAAAAACATTGATTTCCGAGAAATTGAGATCGACAGCGAGTGTGAGATCTCCTTTGCGGGAGCGAATTTTATCGCACCTAGATCTGGCTGGGGCTGGACCAAACGCACTACGGTTACCAGTGCAGATTTCGCAGGTGTGGACCTGTCTGGGGCTGACTGTTCCGATGCAAACCTCACTGGAGTGAACCTCCGGAAGACGGATGTCTCGAGTGCTGACCTGAGAGATGCCACCGTACTGCCAGCGGTTTGTGACGGAGCTAACTTTGCGAAGTCAGTGATGAATACGGGAACTCGGGTCGGCATCGAACACCAACGCGCACTCTTCGGTCGGGGGGTCCGTCAGTGGGGTCGAGATGCAGAAGATCACGACCGCACCGCACGCGGCGTCCATGCACTCCGAGAAGCGGCTGCCGAGAATGGCTTGCGAGGGAAGGCTCGCCGTCTCCGACTCCGAGAACGGAAAGAACGCCGCAGAGAGGCAGGCCGTAGTTGTGTGGAACGGCCATTTGGGATGGCAACACTTCGGAATTGGACTTCCTGGCTCGGATCTTGGCTGGCATCATTTGGAACCGGCTATGGAATCAGTGTCACACGCCCTGCCTTCCTCATGATTGGTCTCATTGCTGTGTTTGCCCTGGTCTATCGTACGGTTCTCCCAACAGCCTTGGAAACGTTCGGTGAGGCAGTCGCGTTCAGCGCGAAAACATTCATTTTGGCTGGACTCGATAGCGCGTTTTCCGCGATGCCGCCCCTCGTTCAGGTGATCTATCTGATTGAGTATCTGTGTGGGAAAATATTCACCGTGTTGATCGGATATATTCTCGCAACTCGAGACAATCCGTGATAGTAACCAGATTCTGCCTGTGAATCATACTTTTGATCCGATCAAAACGCTGGAAAATCGTGACTTGACAGTCCCTCTCTCGTGGTACTCTAGGTGAGTATACTGTGTTCTCTTCTGGCCAGTCGCTTATGCGTAAATACCGGTGAGGATATCATGCTCCCCACCCGAATGCATCACTGCAGCGAGAAATTGACTGTTTTCGTCTGCGTGTAATGGTCGATGGCCTTCTGGGAAGTTTCGCGTCCGATGCCCGACTTCTTGTAGCCGCCGAAGGGCTGTCCTGCCGGGAAGTCGTTGTAGGTGTTAACCCAGATATTTCCGGCTTCGATGTCTTTTGCGCATTGGTGTGCCTTTGTGAGATCCTGAGTCAGGATACCTGCCGCCAGCCCGTAATCGACGTCGTTCGCCAGTTCGATCATCTCATCGTAGTCGCTCCACGTGAACACCTCTTGTACCGGGCCAAAGATCTCCTCCTGAACAGCACGGTTGTTATGGTCGATTTCGTCGATGAGCGTGGGTGTGACGAAACAGCCGTCCGCCAGCGCTTCGTCGTCCGGCTGCGCGCCCCCTGTAAGGAATGATGCACCCGAATCGCGGGCTTCCTCAATGTAGCTCATCGTATTTTTGACCTGCTCTTCGGACACTTTCGGACCGATGTCTGTCGATTCGAGCAGCGGGTCGCCGACGACTAACTCCGCTGCGGCAGCAGCCAGTTCGTCGAGGAATTCCGTTTTGACATCCTCGTGGACGAACAACCGAGATCCCGCACAACAGCACTCACCGGTGTTGAAAAAGATCGCCGTAATCGTCGTCCGGACGGCCTGTTCAAGGTCCGCATCGGGGAAGACGACGAGTGGGCTCTTCCCGCCGAGTTCGAGTGTGATGTCGGTGATATTCTCTGCTGCGCTCTTCATTACCTCACTCCCGACTTCGGTTGACCCGGTGAAAGCAACCTTCCGGATGTCCTCGTGACTGGCGAGCGGCGCGCCCGCCTCTGTTCCGAATCCAGTCACGACGTTGACGAC contains the following coding sequences:
- a CDS encoding inorganic phosphate transporter, whose product is MTGSVFWILVLLATITSLGTAWALGANSNSPPFAPAIGANAISTMRAAFLIGILAALGALAQGGSISETVGAGLIDGVAITSLAATAGLLTATAFMAFGVYTGYPVPAAFATTGAMVGVGLSLGGTPALATYRRIAIFWMLVPPVSGSLAYLTATLLRRDDIPETVGVPLLAGIVGSIVANVRLSVIPAPGGAKQNSLAGFVSGVMPAPSIAGVDPIVVIVTVLVGAGSFQYIRRRTIASVDKGVKTFLVVLGSVVAFSSGGSQVGLATGPLENLYGTELGLPGIVLSALGSIGILGGAWMGAPRLLQATSREYAQLGIRRSIAALVPGFIIAQLAIELGIPISFNNIIISGVIGGGLAGGSAGVSRRKIGVTLAFWLFTLVTSVAIGFGIYRVFASLLGV
- a CDS encoding pentapeptide repeat-containing protein, translating into MAPRSGWGWTKRTTVTSADFAGVDLSGADCSDANLTGVNLRKTDVSSADLRDATVLPAVCDGANFAKSVMNTGTRVGIEHQRALFGRGVRQWGRDAEDHDRTARGVHALREAAAENGLRGKARRLRLRERKERRREAGRSCVERPFGMATLRNWTSWLGSWLASFGTGYGISVTRPAFLMIGLIAVFALVYRTVLPTALETFGEAVAFSAKTFILAGLDSAFSAMPPLVQVIYLIEYLCGKIFTVLIGYILATRDNP
- a CDS encoding alkaline phosphatase D family protein: MAEDPSIDRDGSDHNRRTFLQAVGSSTVAAAGLSGTVSAESDGNEASSEQSDDDESNGETPNNTQTIPLTHGVASGDVTATTAVVWARTADTATLQVQYSTDDEFDSTQRQTTTVADSTDYTGHVRLTELQPATRYYYRVWATAGTSDESNEAVTSDGDTASVPDSTVEGTFVTPPKATDDGAVTFAWSGDTWGYGPIPVDPPFEGLQTIAERQPDFFLYHGDTIYADAKTPAGRVTSDTSLADALDIYRGKYKEMRVPPESVAEQTYLRSLLAATSVVSIWDDHEVQNNFAGSIEPLMPSGRQAFIEYWPIDQSQQVTGTEASRLYRSFRWGAHLELFVLDTRQYRDPNLELKQKTLLGREQLEWLKSSLSASDATWKVIASPAPLGQPSDTWATPTERTGYEAELVELISYINTEEIANVVSVAGDVHYSQVSGFDPNDDGEFEFYEAVAGPLGAYPSTPEELYSPLNPTAFFSKGGYFNFGTVSVDESGDTLTIGIYDESGDEQFTKTIKATPASDGDVPERIESTFDDDAEGWLIAQNGSSNTPEYYSEDGNPSGHIGDSEDKGGVTWYYQAPFKFLGPRDAFYGGTLAFDLRQEETDQQFDAALPVGGDIVLSGSGMTLVYEFRGDNSKPETDWTSFEVSLSADDDWINIDSQDPFATEDEFRAVLSDLTQFRIRGEYRTGLDQSRLDNVVLTRE
- a CDS encoding universal stress protein, translated to MPPSHVLVPLDGSPLADEALAHAIDTFDCPVTVLNVVTPLDSSMSEGGIVGNDESRREAAHERANELIETARRRAAESGRNLDTAVEMGEPAETILEYVDDHDVDHIIMGGHGGSQSELVSRLLGTVATTVVSEAPVTVTVVR
- a CDS encoding outer membrane protein assembly factor BamB family protein; translation: MVGRNAGHTRQVAAGPTDPETVWTTELEQVRATQTPALVDGRLYVPSNAVSDTARHRYRIHALSAATGAERWQVPLRSEPNAPPAVSGNQIIVTARRSLEQGRIVCFQKRDGDEEWLVDVNARLTAPPTVNNGIVYIPDWRGRVHALSVSNGSVLWSRLVDASESGRTFTEPVAVNNETLYLGSQSGTTGIVALDATTGETRWTKPTPAVTGGPVVHTNGIIVQSHHLVIAFDADGTCRWSFNAPGDAVRPIAVDDRHVYVSTRNALYAIDWTGEKAWEYEPSGTQVGMPTVAGDTVLIRGSNHLTALSSVTGEKQWTTHPAVSGRAVVTPEAIFMSAGGAVIAHGAT
- a CDS encoding DUF7344 domain-containing protein, with product MSNDFDTVTSRSELHAHPYRRRLLICLDRHITLSVADIADELAVWARACPLSEIPAEDVKDIYMELYHTHLPKLKRANVIVYDQERDLVSLPGYGADAVADLRIVDEQDTDGSDDTVRS
- a CDS encoding right-handed parallel beta-helix repeat-containing protein, whose amino-acid sequence is MVDIELKNEDGKIVGYDSNGNKIPIRFGETEHDSVTTEVSHTKQDPVVNVKAWGAKGDGSTNDTQAIRDALSYLKEEGGGRLFFPAGTYVVCENSGPEKTFDLTDKPNLEICGVGYASHIKAKDGVAEGVDAGVVIFHGGENADIHDLRVDGRRSTQGKLSGSSDGGNFVQLGANSTLHNVWSVNSTGDGVETVGDGVSVSDCLFRNNEKRDIHIRGSNTSVNDNLCENCQEGFAIKVGTATTEKGNISTVEITDNVIDNPVTGGISIGQKSAWATDATIVSNRIVDSGGHGIRSETAAKGLEIAGNTVVKSAKDGIHVTVTERSAADCIRPQVTNNTVRDSGNSGIAVSNLTQERVSAAVASPRIKDNDVFGAGQAACRVSNTDDPRIDSNTFEGSQKQGLHVTSSVTLSRVRIRDNDIIDNNQADSSFDGIRTYADNASISALVIRGNEIDSVGEPQHQRGISIWDGAGSYSSVHLRDNTVMNQTEVAYGISESDWYSVVRGNYPSEVVDVRSLTEYEGNKAYHDGSGEMPSGPAFYDVYEKKWTSLVDGTTSI